A stretch of the Panicum virgatum strain AP13 chromosome 9N, P.virgatum_v5, whole genome shotgun sequence genome encodes the following:
- the LOC120687225 gene encoding mediator of RNA polymerase II transcription subunit 12-like isoform X1 yields MQRYTAAAGNTAAFSSAAPGARDTARLEGSPFSSSSSSSSNYPVSSRRQQQLAPYKLKCDKEPLNNKLGPPDFYPQTPNCPEETLTKEYAQAGYKETVEGIEEAREIVLSQLPHFCKPDVVVKCKEALKKRLRAINESRDQKRKAGQVYGVPLSGSLLIKSGVYPEQRPCNEDTRRKWAEALAQPNKRLRSLSEHVPHGYRRKSLFEVLTRYNVPLLRATWFVKVTYLNQLQARPTPNSISAGASDSQRSNQWTKDVVEYLQQILDELCSKEGAVVPPSFREQSSPGLSGTNQIKMKTEASPAGGDGEEPLVHYKWRYMVRLIQWHLTEELLVPSVLIEWLSNQLQERDSLDVLELLLPIVLGLVDTITLSQTYVRMFVELLIRCLNDASVVDSPKRPSVSSVIAELLRYMVLAVPDTFVSLDCFPLPSFVVPDVYGRGALLKITGGGGIASSKRRDAYRYLSCGYAVCSIQKRASDLATVANPNLQVRGAAKVVRALDKALITGNLSIAYSSLFNDLSDALMEERWIKEVSPCLQSSLMWIGTVELSLICSIFFLCEWATSEYRDCRASPRQNVKFTGRKDLSQIHVAVSILKNKMDELNNLSRSKSSNRITMNNNVKGSSLNDGFLVAAAVNDSSGLRSNAKNVDEKKDTNGIFESPGPLHDIIVCWLDQHEVSSVAGFMRVDVLIVELIRNGIFYPQAYVRQLIISGITDKNDTMSDVERKRRHHRTLKQLPGSSLFDILEETKTAEEQQLYEMMSTYSSERRLVLSELSCGPSFYESSRGEHTSSSGIRKQNTVASGGDKHGRVPEQVEDVKALVSSLLSFTYPQPVESEQCQIKTSFQESSTSTLSQVEIGELKNGCEDCMRSGGQKLDDGATQFQGFPLIQPDEEDIWWVRKGTKLHESFNVEPAQKSVKQTSRGRAKVVRKTQSLAQLAAARIEGSQGASTSHVCESKLSCPHHKPNNDGDDVKDFDHTRMANLTEVGKSLKRLRLIERRSVSLWLLKSIRQLVEGNEMTASKTTNSMSTLSLQPDDKSVSKWRLGDEELLSVLYVLDTCCDLVSGARFLVWLLAKIRGGLGSSGQPGRSSMHMRNREHQVCQVSEALVFSSLLRYENILLATDILPDVLSASVNRNSVSATGRHPGSAAFAYVRYFLKKYRDVASVARWEKNFRTTCDQRLLAELDNGRSIDGDLVSSSGISAGDEIDEQVRQKLNGRSSRLLQNMKEIVQRQADEVQRSLKEKKVLAAPKSPPSFEKEDSYQISHDIVLGLVECIRQNGGANPDGDLSIVASAVSAVVVNAGHVIAKHLDFAGGNYQGVNSVSNSLNFVRHTLRIHINSLCLLKESLGDRFSRVFEIALAAEASAAVTAAFAPAKIHRNQFQPSPETHDAYGNNTSDLGNSAKGFVGRTAKVAAAVSALVVGAIVHGAVSLERMVSALKIKDGLDILQLLRGLKTSTNGVSRPAGTFRMENSAEVSAHWFRILLGNCRTVYDGLIADILGESYILALSRLQQTLPLSVIFPPAYSIFAMVLWRRYIFNREDPQLYQSLSNAINDITRHQPFREICFRNTHQLYNLLACDVGDSEFAALLESHNPDRNSKILPFIPLRARLFLDAIVDCNTPTTTQGDGASEPCDPKDNELKLSERLMQLLDTLQPAKFHWQWVEMRLLLDEQALMEKVAAGKTALESLRSLSPNAEGFALSDSEKGFTEVILSRLLARPDAAPLYSEVVHLLGKLQESLVMDVKWILQGQDAILGRRSTRQQLVHIAQRKGLSTKAQVWKPWGWSSVLSDVIANKTAKRKLEVTSIEEGEVVDDTVDAKRPSKTSSHSVDRSFEGIRSINKYLTEKALVELVLPCIDRSSADIRGILSGDLIKQMGAISEHIKAISRNGAKQAGSVSSGNEMPSSKSSGRKGIRGGSPNIGRRTPVGNDPSPPSASALRAALWLRLQFIIRLLPVIMADRSMRHTLSSAILGLLGTRMIYEDADLPLPPTNATALRREVDSLLEPPLDVLLDRPGESLFERLLCVLHALLGSCKPSWLKSRSASKSTIRTQRDFSAFDNEAAEGLQSALDHMELPETIRRRIQAAMPILPPSRHPSIQCQPPQLSLAALTPLQSCTSSAGPQQKQGCVSWVPTNVSSRSKAVLPSHDPEMEIDPWALLEDGTSCPSTSSGSNGTSGVTGDHANLKACSWLKGTVRVRRTELTYIGSLDDDS; encoded by the exons GAAGCTAGAGAGATTGTACTCAGCCAGCTCCCGCACTTTTGCAAGCCAGATGTCGTCGTAAAATGCAAGGAG GCACTAAAGAAGAGGTTAAGAGCTATCAACGAATCTCGTGATCAAAAGAGAAAG GCTGGCCAAGTTTATGGAGTTCCGCTTTCTGGATCTCTATTGATCAAGTCTGGAGTTTATCCGGAGCAAAGGCCATGTAATGAAGACACACGCAGAAAATGGGCTGAG GCTCTTGCTCAGCCAAACAAGCGGCTGCGTTCACTATCTGAGCATGTTCCTCATGGTTATCGTAGGAAATCACTTTTTGAAGTTCTCACTCGATACAATGTCCCATTGTTAAGGGCAACATGGTTTGTGAAAGTCACATACCTCAATCAG CTACAGGCCCGTCCGACACCAAACAGTATTTCAGCTGGTGCTTCTGATAGTCAGCGATCTAATCAGTGGACAAAGGATGTTGTTGAATATTTACAACAGATTTTGGACGAACTTTGTTCGAAAGAGGGTGCTGTTGTACCTCCATCTTTTAGAGAGCAGTCATCACCAGGACTTTCTGGTACCaatcaaataaaaatgaaaactgAAGCATCCCCAGCTGGTGGAGATGGTGAAGAACCCTTGGTGCACTACAAATGGCGGTATATGGTTCGTCTCATCCAATGGCATCTCACAGAAGAATTGCTTGTTCCGTCGGTACTTATCGAATGGTTATCTAACCAACTTCAG GAGAGAGATTCACTTGATGTTTTAGAGCTGCTTTTGCCTATTGTACTTGGTCTGGTTGACACCATTACTCTCTCACAAACATACGTGCGCATGTTCGTGGAGCTACTAATTAGATGTCTCAATGATGCTTCTGTTGTGGACAGTCCAAAAAGGCCATCAGTTTCTTCTGTTATAGCAGAGTTATTGCGATACATGGTACTAGCAGTGCCAGATACATTTGTTTCTCTGGATTGCTTTCCGCTTCCGTCATTTGTGGTTCCTGATGTATATGGTAGAGGTGCTTTGTTGAAGATAACTGGTGGTGGTGGAATTGCTAGTTCTAAGAGGCGAGATGCTTATCGCTACTTGTCTTGTGGTTATGCTGTTTGTTCAATCCAGAAACGTGCATCTGATCTTGCAACTGTTGCCAACCCTAACCTTCAAGTGCGTGGTGCAGCCAAAGTGGTACGGGCTTTGGACAAAGCTCTCATCACAGGAAATTTGTCAATTGCATACTCTTCACTCTTTAATGATTTATCTGATGCGTTAATGGAAGAGAGATGGATTAAAGAAGTCAGCCCCTGTTTGCAGTCTTCTCTGATGTGGATTGGAACTGTTGAGCTATCCCTAATCTGTTCCATATTTTTCCTTTGTGAATGGGCGACAAGTGAATACCGTGATTGCCGTGCATCTCCCCGTCAGAATGTAAAATTTACAGGAAGAAAGGATTTGTCTCAGATACATGTGGCAGTATCTATCTTGAAGAATAAAATGGACGAGTTGAATAACTTGTCCCGTTCTAAGAGTAGCAATCGCATTACCATGAATAATAATGTCAAAGGTTCTTCATTGAATGATGGTTTTTTGGTAGCAGCTGCTGTCAATGATTCTTCTGGATTAAGAAGTAATGCAAAGAATGTGGATGAGAAGAAGGATACGAATGGTATCTTTGAAAGCCCTGGTCCGCTGCATGATATTATCGTATGTTGGTTGGATCAGCATGAGGTTAGCAGTGTTGCAGGTTTTATGCGGGTGGATGTTCTCATTGTAGAACTTATCCGCAATGGTATATTTTATCCTCAGGCTTATGTCAGGCAGCTAATTATTAGTGGAATTACTGACAAGAATGACACAATGTCGGATgttgaaagaaaaaggaggcatCACAGAACTTTAAAACAGCTTCCAGGATCTTCTTTATTTGATATTCTTGAGGAAACCAAAACTGCTGAAGAGCAACAATTATATGAGATGATGTCAACATACTCTAGCGAGCGCCGCCTTGTTCTTTCAGAACTTTCATGTGGTCCCTCATTTTATGAAAGTAGCAGGGGTGAGCATACTTCAAGTTCAGGCATTCGGAAGCAGAATACAGTTGCATCAGGAGGTGATAAGCATGGAAGGGTGCCAGAACAAGTTGAAGATGTAAAAGCCCTAGTGTCAAGTCTGTTGAGTTTTACATATCCTCAGCCAGTGGAATCAGAACAATGCCAAATCAAAACAAGCTTTCAAGAATCATCAACTTCAACCCTCTCACAAGTTGAAATTGGAGAATTAAAAAATGGATGCGAGGATTGTATGAGGTCTGGGGGGCAGAAATTGGATGATGGTGCCACTCAATTCCAAGGGTTTCCATTGATTCAACCAGACGAGGAAGATATTTGGTGGGTTAGGAAAGGGACAAAGTTACATGAATCTTTCAATGTTGAACCTGCACAGAAGTCTGTTAAGCAAACTTCTAGGGGTAGGGCAAAAGTGGTTCGTAAAACACAAAGTCTTGCACAGCTTGCTGCTGCTAGAATTGAAGGTAGCCAGGGGGCGTCTACTAGTCATGTTTGTGAAAGCAAGCTGAGCTGTCCGCACCATAAGCCTAATAATGATGGTGACGATGTCAAAGATTTTGATCACACGAGGATGGCAAATCTGACTGAAGTTGGAAAGTCACTAAAAAGACTTAGATTGATCGAAAGACGATCTGTTTCTTTGTGGTTGTTGAAATCAATAAGACAACTTGTTGAAGGAAATGAAATGACAGCTTCTAAAACTACCAATTCCATGAGCACCCTTTCCTTACAACCTGATGATAAATCTGTTTCCAAATGGAGGCTAGGTGATGAAGAATTGTTGTCAGTTCTCTATGTACTGGATACATGCTGTGATTTGGTCTCTGGTGCTAGGTTTCTTGTATGGTTGCTGGCAAAAATTCGTGGTGGATTGGGCTCCTCAGGCCAACCTGGGAGGAGTTCTATGCATATGAGGAACAGAGAACACCAAGTTTGTCAGGTCAGCGAGGCACTTGTGTTCTCATCTCTACTTAG GTATGAGAACATACTTCTTGCAACTGATATCTTGCCGGATGTTCTAAGTGCTTCAGTGAACAGAAATTCTGTGTCAGCAACTGGCAGGCATCCGGGTTCAGCAGCTTTTGCTTATGTCCGATACTTTTTGAAGAAATACAGAGACGTGGCTAGCGTGGCTAGGTGGGAGAAAAACTTTCGGACCACATGTGACCAGCGGCTGTTAGCTGAGCTTGATAATGGGAGGTCAATTGATGGCGATTTGGTTTCTTCTTCGGGGATTTCAGCAGGTGACGAGATTGATGAGCAGGTGCGCCAAAAGTTGAATGGACGGAGTTCAAGACTTTTGCAGAATATGAAAGAGATAGTGCAGCGGCAAGCTGATGAGGTTCAACGCAGTTTAAAGGAAAAGAAAGTTCTTGCTGCACCCAAGAGTCCACCCTCTTTCGAGAAAGAAGATAGTTATCAGATTTCACATGACATTGTTTTGGGCTTAGTAGAATGTATCAGACAAAATGGGGGTGCAAATCCAGATGGAGACCTGTCAATAGTTGCTTCTGCTGTTTCTGCAGTTGTTGTCAATGCTGGGCATGTGATAGCAAAGCATTTGGATTTTGCAGGAGGTAATTATCAAGGTGTTAATTCTGTGAGTAATTCGCTAAATTTTGTTCGACACACTTTGCGTATCCACATAAATTCTCTTTGCTTACTGAAAGAATCTCTTGGGGATCGCTTCAGTCGTGTATTTGAAATAGCTCTGGCAGCTGAAGCTTCTGCAGCTGTTACAGCAGCTTTTGCTCCTGCAAAGATACACCGCAATCAGTTTCAACCTTCTCCTGAGACCCATGATGCATATGGAAATAATACAAGTGACCTCGGCAACTCAGCGAAAGGTTTTGTTGGGAGGACTGCAAAAGTAGCTGCTGCTGTTTCTGCTCTTGTTGTGGGGGCTATTGTTCATGGAGCTGTTAGCCTTGAGCGGATGGTTTCTGCTTTAAAAATAAAAGATGGTTTGGACATTCTGCAGCTCCTAAGAGGTTTGAAAACAAGTACAAACGGTGTATCCCGTCCTGCTGGAACTTTCAGGATGGAGAATTCCGCAGAAGTTTCGGCACATTGGTTTAGGATTCTATTGGGGAACTGCAGAACTGTCTACGATGGGCTTATTGCTGATATTCTTGGTGAATCATACATTCTTGCACTCTCAAGGTTGCAGCAGACTCTGCCTTTGAGTGTGATCTTTCCTCCAGCCTACTCAATTTTTGCAATGGTTCTTTGGAGACGATATATTTTTAACCGTGAAGATCCACAGCTTTATCAGTCTCTATCAAACGCAATAAACGATATTACCAGACATCAGCCTTTTCGGGAAATCTGCTTCCGTAATACACATCAGCTGTATAATCTTCTGGCTTGTGATGTTGGTGATTCGGAGTTTGCAGCATTGCTTGAAAGTCATAACCCTGACAGGAATTCAAAAATATTGCCGTTTATACCTCTCCGCGCCCGGCTTTTTCTGGATGCTATCGTTGATTGCAACACACCAACTACTACTCAGGGTGATGGTGCTTCAGAACCTTGTGACCCCAAAGATAATGAGTTAAAGCTCTCAGAGAGGCTTATGCAACTACTTGATACTCTTCAGCCTGCAAAGTTCCATTGGCAATGGGTTGAGATGAGGCTTCTTTTAGATGAACAGGCTCTTATGGAAAAAGTTGCAGCAGGCAAGACAGCACTTGAATCACTTCGGTCATTGTCCCCTAACGCTGAGGGTTTTGCCCTCTCTGACAGCGAGAAAGGGTTTACTGAAGTCATTCTATCAAGGCTACTTGCTAGACCTGATGCTGCTCCTCTCTACTCAGAAGTTGTCCACCTTCTTGGAAAACTTCAGGAGTCACTTGTCATGGATGTAAAATGGATCTTACAAGGGCAAGACGCTATTCTTGGGCGTAGGTCAACAAGACAGCAGCTTGTTCATATTGCCCAACGAAAAGGGCTTTCAACAAAGGCACAAGTTTGGAAACCATGGGGTTGGTCCAGCGTGCTTAGTGATGTCATTGCTAATAAAACTGCAAAAAGGAAGTTGGAAGTCACATCAATTGAGGAAGGAGAAGTTGTGGATGACACTGTTGATGCTAAAAGGCCTAGCAAGACTTCCTCCCATAGTGTGGATAGAAGCTTTGAAGGAATTAGAtctataaataaatatttaactGAGAAAGCCCTAGTTGAATTAGTTTTGCCATGCATTGACAGAAGTTCTGCTGATATCCGTGGTATACTTTCTGGTGATTTGATCAAACAGATGGGAGCCATTAGTGAGCATATCAAAGCAATATCTCGAAATGGTGCTAAACAAGCTGGTTCAGTTTCTTCAGGAAATGAGATGCCATCAAGCAAATCCAGTGGTCGTAAAGGAATTCGAGGTGGAAGTCCAAATATTGGCAGAAGAACTCCGGTTGGTAATGACCCAAGTCCTCCTTCAGCATCTGCTCTGCGGGCAGCGCTGTGGTTACGCCTCCAATTCATCATTAGGTTGCTTCCAGTAATCATGGCAGACAG GAGCATGAGACATACACTTTCTTCTGCAATTCTGGGCCTGCTTGGAACACGCATGATTTATGAAGATGCAGATTTGCCCCTTCCTCCTACCAATGCAACTGCTTTAAGGCGGGAGGTGGATTCCTTGCTGGAGCCTCCCCTGGATGTCCTGCTTGATCGCCCTGGTGAAAGTCTTTTTGAGAGGCTGTTATGTGTACTCCATGCACTGCTTGGCAGCTGCAAACCAAGTTGGCTGAAGTCAAGGTCAGCCTCTAAGTCAACTATTCGAACTCAGCGAGATTTCTCCGCATTTGATAATGAAGCAGCTGAGGGCTTGCAG TCTGCATTGGATCACATGGAGTTGCCTGAAACAATCAGGCGGAGGATCCAAGCAGCAATGCCTATTCTGCCCCCATCTCGACACCCTTCTATACAGTGCCAACCTCCTCAGTTGTCGTTGGCTGCATTGACACCACTCCAGAGCTGTACATCAAGTGCAGGTCCTCAACAGAAGCAAGGTTGTGTGAGTTGGGTGCCTACCAATGTCTCGAGCAGAAGCAAGGCGGTATTGCCTTCTCATGATCCTGAGATGGAGATAGATCCATGGGCTTTACTCGAAGATGGCACAAGCTGTCCCTCCACGTCATCTGGAAGCAATGGAACGAGTGGCGTGACGGGTGACCATGCTAATCTGAAAGCGTGCAGCTGGCTCAAGGGTACTGTGAGGGTGAGGAGGACAGAACTGACCTACATTGGGTCACTAGATGATGACAGCTGA